The following is a genomic window from Gemmatimonadota bacterium.
GGCGGGCCTGGACCCCGCTCGCCGCGGGCCAGACCATCGGCTACCGGAAGCTCGACCGCTGCCCCCCGACCCTGGTCCGGCGGGTCCGCTTGTCTATTGATGATGGGCTGGACCAGCCACGCATCACCCAGCTGGCCCTGTTTCACGACGTTTCAGCTTGACACTTCCGGGGACGGCCACCGTATTGGAGCCGTCCCCATTGGAGTCGCCCTCATGTTGAAGCCGTTCGTGACCCTGGCCGCCGCGGCGGCCGTCGGCGTGGTGCTGTGGAAGCTGCTCGGTCTCCTGCTGCTGCCGCTGGTCGGCATCGCGCTCGGCCTGTTCATCACGGTGCTCAAGTTTGCCTTCGTGGGCGCGGCGTTATTCTTCGCGCTCTGGCTGTTCCGCCGCATCACCCGGGACAGCACCAGCACGGCCTGACTCCCCTGACGGCGGACCGTCACGCGTGACCCTTCGCCGGACCCTGCTCCTCTCGCACCTCGTCATCGGCTGCCTCCTGGCGCCGGTGCTCGTGGTGCTGGGCCTCACCGGCGCCATCCTCGCGGTGCAGCCGGAACTCGAGGATGCCTCCAATGCCCTGCTGACCGGCGTCGAGCCGGGTGGCCCCCGCCTGCCGCTCGTGGAGCTGACGGCCCGGCTGCAGGCCGCCTACCCGGGGGCCACGCTCCAGGGCGTGCGCTTCCCCGAGCGGCCGGACCGGGCCCTCCGGATCACGCTGCATCGTCCGGACGGCACCGACGCCGACCTGCTCGTCGACCCCTACCACGGCGTGGTCCTCGGCACCGGCGAGGAGTACTGGTCGCTGCGGCCGGTGCAGGTCTTCCACACCCGGTTCGGGCTCGATCGCTACGGCGCCGCCATCGCGGCCTGGAGCGCGGTCGGGCTCATCTTCCTCTCGCTGAGCGGCATGATCCTCTGGTGGCCGGGGAAGATCCTCTCGATTGTCCGCACCGGCTCCTCGCGGCGGATCCTGCTGCACCTCCACAGCGCCCTGGCCGCCTGGTCGTGGATCGCCCTGATGTGCTTCGGGGTGACTGCCGCGGGGCTGTACTGGCAGACCCCGGCGTACAACACTCTGGCGCGGCTCACCGGCGCCGGACCGATCCCCGATGGCTCCGGGCTGTCCCCCGCGACGTGTCCCGCCGACAGTGCAGCGGGATTCGACCGGCTGGTCCAGGCCGCGACCGCGGCCCAGCCGGGTGCCTCCCTGACCTGGATCGAGGCGGGGAGGGCCGCGGGTACTCCCATCAGGGTGGCCATGCGCCACCCCGGCGACCGCACGCCGGCCGGCCGGACCACGGTCTTCCTCGACCCGTGCACCGCCACCGTCCTGGCCCAGATCGCCACCCCGACGGCGCCCCTCGCCTACCGGGTGGTGCGCCAGTGGACCCGGGAGCTGCACACCGGCGACCTCTGGGGCTGGCCCACGCGCACCCTCGCGTTCCTGTTTTCGGTCACCCTGCCGGTGGTGGCGCTGAGCGGTCCGCTGCTCTGGTGGAAGGGGCGCCGGAAGGGCACCTAGGTCGGTGGCGGCGGGTGCGCGTGCCCGCCGTGCGCGGCGACCGCCCGCGCGCGTATCTTCTCCCCATGTCGCGCCCCGTCCCCGAACTCCTCGCCCCCGCCGGCACCCTCGATGCCGTGCGCGCCGCGCTCGCCAATGGCGCCAACGCGGTGTACCTGGGCGCCGAGCGCTTCAACGCCCGGGACGACGGCGCGCAGCTCACCCTCGATGAGGTCGGCGAGGCCTGTCGCCTGGCGCACGCCCGCGGCGCCCGGGTGTACCTCACCTTCAACATCCTGTTCAAGCCCGCCGAGCTGGCCGACGCGCTGGCCCACCTGGGCGAGTGCGTCGACCGCGGCATCGACGCGGCCATCGTGCAGGACCTCGGGGCCGTCCGGCTGATCCGCCAGCTCTATCCCGCGCTCGAGATCCACGGCTCCACCCAGATGACGGTGCACGACGCCGCCGGCGCCCGGGTGCTGGAGGGGCTGGGCGTGGACCGGGTGGTGCTGGCGCGGGAGAACACGCTGGAGGACATCCGCGCCATCCGCGCCGCGGTCCCGGACCTCGGCCTGGAGAGCTTCATCCACGGGGCGCTCTGCATCGCCTATTCGGGGCAGTGCTACATGTCGGGGATGATCTCGGAGCGGAGCGCCAATCGCGGCGCCTGCGCCCAGAGCTGCCGCAAGGACTACGTCCTCGCCGACGCCGCCACCGGCGCGGAGCTCGACCGGGGTTACCTCATCAGCGCCAAGGACCTGGCGGCGGGCGAGCACCTCGACGCCATCGCGGAGGCGGGGATCGGCTGCCTCAAGATCGAGGGGCGCAAGAAGAAGCCCGAGTACGTGGCCACCGTCACCCGCACCTACCGCGACTTCCTCGACCGCCTGGGCACCGGGCAGTGGGTGCCGCCCACCGAGGCGGAGGTGCAGCCGCTGGTGCAGATCTTCTCGCGCGGCTTCACCGGCGGGATGTATGGCGGGCGCGCGGGGCGCGACTACATCACCCGCGACCAGCCGGACAATCGTGGAATGGTGCTGGGCCGGGTGAGCGGACACGACGGCCGTGACCTGCTCCTGACCGTCACCCAGCCGGTGGCGGTGGGCGATGGCCTCGGCTTCGAGCATCCCGCGGGCGCCCAGAAGGGAAACACCGGCTTCAGCGTGACGCGGGTGCGCACCCTGGGCCAGCGCGGCGGGCGGATCACCCTCGCCATCCCGGCCGTAACGGACGTGCCCGAAGGCTGGGTGGTGGTCCGGTCCTCCCAGGCCGAGCTGCTGGAGCGGGCGCGCGCCTCCTTTGCCGCGGTGGAGCGGCATCCGCCGCTGCCCCGCACGCCGCTCACCCTGGCCGTCGCCGGGGCGGCGGGCACGCCCCTCACCCTCACCGCCACCGCCACCGCCACCGCCGACCACGAGACCGTCACGGTCGAGAGCGCCATCCGGCTGGCCCCGGCGGGGAAGCATCCCCTCGATGACGCCAGGCTGCGCGAGCAGCTCGGCCGGCTGGGCGAGACTCCCTTTGTGCTCGGCGCGCTGGATCTGGCGGGGCTCGCGGACGGGCTCTTCCTGCCGGTGAGCGCCATCAACGAGCTGCGGCAGGCGGCGGTGGCGGAGCTGGTGCAGCGGCGGGACTGGGCCGAGCAGGCCCGGCTGGCCGCGCGCACGGCGGCGATCACCACCGCGGTGCAGGGGGATTCGGTGGCCGAGCCGCCAAGCCGCCGAGCCGCGACCGAGCCCCCTCCGGGAGCGCGTGAGCGCGACCCGGGGGCGAGGGAGTCCTTCAGGGCCGAGCCGCCGAGCCTCACCGCCGAGGTCTGGCGGATCGAGGATGCGCGGATCGCGGCGGGGGCGGGCGCCACGGAGGTGGCGCTCGACGTCTTCCTGCGGCATCCCACGCCGCCCGTGTCGCGGGTGCGCAAGCTGGCGGAGGACCTGGCGTCGGGCGGCATCGGATTCCGGCT
Proteins encoded in this region:
- a CDS encoding U32 family peptidase gives rise to the protein MSRPVPELLAPAGTLDAVRAALANGANAVYLGAERFNARDDGAQLTLDEVGEACRLAHARGARVYLTFNILFKPAELADALAHLGECVDRGIDAAIVQDLGAVRLIRQLYPALEIHGSTQMTVHDAAGARVLEGLGVDRVVLARENTLEDIRAIRAAVPDLGLESFIHGALCIAYSGQCYMSGMISERSANRGACAQSCRKDYVLADAATGAELDRGYLISAKDLAAGEHLDAIAEAGIGCLKIEGRKKKPEYVATVTRTYRDFLDRLGTGQWVPPTEAEVQPLVQIFSRGFTGGMYGGRAGRDYITRDQPDNRGMVLGRVSGHDGRDLLLTVTQPVAVGDGLGFEHPAGAQKGNTGFSVTRVRTLGQRGGRITLAIPAVTDVPEGWVVVRSSQAELLERARASFAAVERHPPLPRTPLTLAVAGAAGTPLTLTATATATADHETVTVESAIRLAPAGKHPLDDARLREQLGRLGETPFVLGALDLAGLADGLFLPVSAINELRQAAVAELVQRRDWAEQARLAARTAAITTAVQGDSVAEPPSRRAATEPPPGARERDPGARESFRAEPPSLTAEVWRIEDARIAAGAGATEVALDVFLRHPTPPVSRVRKLAEDLASGGIGFRLRTPTIVRPEERKTVDKWLALGLPLVSGHLGLVAELAGAGRDVVADYAVNCFNPHTAAELFRMGARRIVPSIELTGEELAQVAAPWGGRGFEVFVHGRPEGMTLEHCVLSAAFEREATTCRDLCVQLHPDVELTDPAGYVFPVATDSACRNRLLHSRPVSGGQYLPALWRAGFRAYRMVFNVPGDPVAEVTRAWRGALDALGRGAAPDLEAIREVTGRAFTRGHFARAV
- a CDS encoding PepSY domain-containing protein; protein product: MTLRRTLLLSHLVIGCLLAPVLVVLGLTGAILAVQPELEDASNALLTGVEPGGPRLPLVELTARLQAAYPGATLQGVRFPERPDRALRITLHRPDGTDADLLVDPYHGVVLGTGEEYWSLRPVQVFHTRFGLDRYGAAIAAWSAVGLIFLSLSGMILWWPGKILSIVRTGSSRRILLHLHSALAAWSWIALMCFGVTAAGLYWQTPAYNTLARLTGAGPIPDGSGLSPATCPADSAAGFDRLVQAATAAQPGASLTWIEAGRAAGTPIRVAMRHPGDRTPAGRTTVFLDPCTATVLAQIATPTAPLAYRVVRQWTRELHTGDLWGWPTRTLAFLFSVTLPVVALSGPLLWWKGRRKGT